The DNA region AGCCAATAAGTTTTTAAAAGCCTGGCGTGTTTCCGGTCTAAAAAGTGCATCTTCTACCCAGCGCTCTGGCTTATACGCATCTCGTTCAGTCGGAATAACATTGTAATCGCCAGCCAAAATAACAGGTAAGTCGTATTCGAGCAATTTTGCTGCGTGTGCAGTAAAGCGTTCGAACCACTGCAATTTGTAGTCGAATTTTGGGCCGGGCGCCGGATTGCCATTCGGAAGATAAAGGCAGCCAATAATTACATTGTTTACCATCGCCTCGATGTATCTGCTGTGCAAATCTTCAGGATCGCCATCCAAACCTCTTCTTAATTCCTTTATTTCAAAGTCCTTAGCCAAAATTGCTACACCGTTCCAACTTTTTTGTCCATGCCAAATGGCGTTGTAACCAGCATCCTTAATAGCTTGTTCAGGAAATTTTTCCTGAGGGGCCTTTAATTCTTGCAGGCAAACTACATCGGGTTGTGTTTCTTCGAGCCAGCGCAGCAGCACGGGCAAACGGCCGTTAACTCCATTTACATTATAGGTTGCTATTTTCATGAGGTAAATTTCAGTAAAAAATCAATTGCAAAATAAGAAATCTTCGATCAAAAGCCTAGCAGTATAATCAACACTTGTGATGCCGGCTTTTCTTTGTTGCATAAAAAACAATGCAAGTGACGTCGTTTTTCAAAAGATTGCTTTTGATAACCGTCGTCATCCGATAGCTATCGAATTCGAGCGCCCGCCCAATGTTATTTAGTTAAGCTCGACGGGTGTCATCCGATAGCTATCGGACCTGAGCCTTTCGACTTCGCTCAAGATAAACTCAGTCGATTTCTCCTCCATAGGAGCTCCCTTAGCGCACCCCGGTCGAAAGGACGATTTTATGTTATTTAAGGAATACGAAATATGTACCTAAATTATCGAACTCAATTAATAAAGCATATACGCTGTAGCTATTACGGCCGTTACAACTTTGTTATTGACGAAAATCAAAAAATTTAGATTAGAATCTCATTAAAAACCATCGACGCAAAATAACAGATCGTTTTATGCGTTAATGAATACCGTCTTCATCAAGAAAAAAGATTTAGCTTTGTAAAAACGTTGATTGTAAAGCGCATTGTACCGTTTGGTGTGGCAGAAATTATTTAAATTACCGCTGCAAATTGGTTGAAGGTTATGTTAACAATCTGTCAATGTAGCAACTCGATAATTATAAGGAATACTCGTGGAAATTAAGGAAATACTCGAAAGTGGCTTATTGGAAACTTATGTTCTTGGCATTGCTACTGAAGAAGAAGTTAACAAAGTTTTATTACTTAAAAAGCAGAGCCCAGAGTTTGCCGATGCGCTAAACAAGTTGGAGTTTGATATGGAATTATTGGCCCAAAATATGGCCGTGCAGCCACCAGCAGGAATTATCGAAAAAATTGAAGATGAGCTTAAGGAAATTCAGTTAAAGGAAAAAGCATTAAAGCCTGTTCCTGAATTCGATCGCTTCCAACACAATTCCGGAGAGCAGAACAAGCGTGAACACTATATCGAAGTAGAATCGGCATCGAACCAAATGCGGATCAATAAAGCCTGGAGATGGGTCTTCGCAGCGGTTTTCATCCTCGGTAAAATTTTCCTGGCAGCAGCCATTTATTTCTACCTCGAAAATCGGCAGGCGCAGGAACAAATTAAGGAGCTTAAACTCGAATTACATCAACAAAATGCCAGATAATTGCACCATCGCAACGTTTACAGCTATTTTTTGCGGCTTATAATCGCTCAAAATCTTTGGGTTACGGCTTCTATAAAAAATCAGGTGGCTTTTTTGAGCAAAAAAAGGGATAGACTAAAAGCCTATCCCATATCTAAACCCTAACATGCGCTCAAACATGAAAGAGTTAACAAAAATAACAATTAACCTTAAAATATTGTTTTCTTTTCGGCAATATAAACTACCAAATCTTCATACCCGGTTAGTTTTTAACAGCTGATTCACCTTTTGGATGATATTCATCATATCGAAAGGCTTCTCAATTATTCCGTCGGGCTGGCAAGAAAGATCTAAGCCATCAAAATTAAGTGCCGACAATAGCAAAACCGGAATGTGTGCTGTTTTTGAACTGGCCTTAATCATGTTGCAAAGGTCTCGCCCGTCTCCATCAAGAAGATGGATATCGAGCAAGATGATATTGGGCTGCTCATTACTTATTTTCTCAATCAAATTTTCAGCGTTCGATACTGAAGTGATTTGGTAATCCTCCTCTTCAAAGATCAAGGCGATCAGGTCATGAATCGTTTCTTCATCGTCGACAACAAAAATTTTTGGAGAATTATTCACATTCATGCTCACAAAGCTAATTAACTTATGTGTGCGATGTAAAGGTATTTATACGCGAATAAATTCAAACTGATTAACCAAAAGTTATGGATAAATTTTGAGCCGATTAGGCCGCAATGCCAGCACGGTAATTCTTCAACATCTTTTTGAGCAAGCCTCTGGCCACGTGAATCTTGGTTTTCACAGTACCTAGCGGAATGCCAAGATCTTCGGCTATTTCGTGGTATTTATAACCCTCGAAGTATCTACAGAAACAATACCTGCAATCTTCTGGCAAGGCATTAAGCGACTTCTGAATGTCTTCCATCATAAACTTTGCGGTTCCGGCGTTAGAGAACGAGCTCATGTAAAGTTGTGAGGAGCTGAGTTCTTCATCTTGTTGAATAACCTCACTTTTACGCTTGGTTTTATGATAATGGTTTAAAAACGTGTTTCTCAATATGGTAAACAACCATCCTTTAACATTGGTACCCAACTCAAATTTGGCCGAAAAGCGAAAAGCCTTCACAAAAGTATCCTGAACCAAATCGGCCGCTTCATCTTCATCTCGGGTATAAGCCAACGCCCGATCTAAAAGTGGTTGTTTATATTGATAAATATCAGTGTCGAAATTTAATGTTTCCATAAGCAACTAAGGTGAATGTTATAGGTTAACAATAGCTGATATGGGATGTTGATTGTATAAATACCCGATTTTTTACGATTAATAAAAATGTGACAAATTGAGACCGAAAACGCGTCAAAATCGCTACATAATATAGCCGTTTTTCATGGCAAAACGAACTAGCGAGGCAGAGTTTTTAGTGCCTGTTTTGCTAATTAAAGCTTCGCGTTGACTCTCTACAGTGCGCCTGCTCAAAAACAATTTGTCGGCAATTTCCTGGTTTGTTAAGCCCTCCGAAATGAGCGTTAACACGTTGATTTCTCTTTCAGAAAAATTGATGCGGTGATCGCTTGTTTGCGAAAGGCTATTCAACTGCGTATTGTAACGTTCTAAGATCGAGATACACAAATTAGACGAAAGATAACGCTTCCCCTTCATTACATGCTGTAAGCAAAACAGGAGCTCATCTGCTTCAATATCTTTTGAAAGATAAGCAGAAGCGCCTGAAATAAAAGCATTTGAAGCATGTTTTTCATCCTCTAAAATAGACAAAAGAACAACCTTGATCTGATATCCGCGTGCGCTGATTTTGGTGCTTAAACCGATGCCATCGAGCTGCGGCATCAGGATATCGGAGAGGATAATATCGGCATGTATTCCTCGGTCGAGCAGATCGATGACAGCCTCTCCATCTGAAACTTCTGCCACAACTTTAATGCCCTCATATTTTTCTATTAGTGCTTTAAGAGAGGTACGGATAATGTGATGATCATCCGCAAGAATAATGTTAATCATATCCCAAAGATAAGTTACGGCAGTTTAAATTAAAACAGGTTTACTTGGGCAGCTCGATGTAAAACGTGGTTCCAACGCCAACCTCACTTTCGAACCAAATCTTTCCTTGATGTAGATCAACAATCGACTTGATGATACCCATTCCGAAGCCTTCCGATTCCTCTCCGTTTAAGCCAGGCCGCAGCGTTCCCGGCAAGCGGTCAAACAGTCCTTTTTGTAACTCATCCGGTATTCCAATTCCATCATCGCTTACGCTTACCAAAACACTGGTTTTAAGCTCTTCGGCACGCACTGAAATTGTTCCGTTTTCGGCGGTAAACTTTATCGAGTTTGAGATCAGATTATTGATTACCTGCATAAATTTCATACTATCTAAATGCAGGTAAATGGTATCGGCAGAGGGAGTAAACACAAAATTCTTTGTTTTGCCAAGATTTGAACGGCGGTAAAAGCGAATTACATCGCGAAGCTCCCAAACCAGGTCTGTCCTTTCCTTCTCGATTTCTACTCTCGTCGATTTCAAAAACTCATGGTTGATCATACTTCTAACCAGCAATAGATTTCGCTCGCACATATCCTTTATAAAAACCAGCGAACTCAACATTTCCTCATTTCCGATTCTGGCCAAACTCTCTTGTAGCGATGAAGCCGCAAGTCGCATCATGCCCAAAGGCTCTTTCAGATCGTGCGCTAAAACCTCCAGCGTAATATTTTTACGGGCATTGATTTGTTCGATATGAATTTTGTTGTGCCTTGTTACTGTGGTTTCTTCTACCGTGCCGATTAAATAGGTTTCGCCAGCTATTTTAAGCGGTGAAACGATGATCCGAATGTATTGCTCGCGATCGTCCTTCAGCAAGCGCAACTCGTATTTCTTTTCCATATCATCGTCGAGGCATTCTATATAACACGAGTGCGCATGAAGCCTATCTTCGGGATGGATATCTTTAAAGATGAGGCCTGGGCTTGCTAAAATTTCATCAACCTGTAGCTCGAGGATGTTTGCAAACGAACCATTGATATAAGTGAATTGCTTTTCTCGTACTTTGAAAATAAAATATCCATCTTTAGATCGGTCGCCCAGCCGGCAAAAAACATCGCAATTTAATTCGCTCATAATATATAGCTTAACATTTAAAACGCCGGGGTTATCAAACAACCAGCGAAACACAAACACATAACCCGCCTATTGGTTTTCCATCGAACCTGATTGGTCGTCAACGGTACAACAGTGAGAGAAAGCTAAGATCACTTAGATTTACTGCTTTGTACTGCTTCAGACTACTTAAAATAGTGTTACAACCGATGGTACATGGCATCAAATAATGATCGATTTATACAAAAGCAAATCAGCTGTATAAACCTTTGAACAGATATTAACATTTTCTTCAAAATGTTTAAAATTATTTGTGGCATTAAAACTAACTATTTCCTAAATTGTTATCAGAAAAACAACGACAAAAAAGTCCTGTGAGCGGGAGATCCGCGGAGGGCAGGCACACCATAAAAAGATTTATCTTTCAGCAAGAAAGCCACCAAATGCGGTGGCTTTCTTGTTTTTTGCGGAGGGTGAAATAACGTAGATCCAATAACTGTTGCGATTCAGTTTTTTTTAAATCTTTTTATCACAAAACAATCACTCGAACGAAAATGATCACGTCCGTATAGATGTGTGTAATGCAAGGCCTACTTCATTTTACAATGACAGTTTTTTTCGCAGTTTTGTACAAATTGCGAAAGCACAATTCATTAAATAGCTGCAAAAAAAGGCTACTGATAAAGGAAAGTATCCGGCCTTTTGTCGCCAAGAGAATAATCCTTGCTCACTTTATCATTCAGTGTGCCCTGCTTTTCATCAGCCAAAAGATCGTTGTATTTTTCTAAGAGATGAATGTATTTATTCATCCAAAAATAAACCGAGTTTGTTTCAGTGCCTAAAAGATCTTGTTCTGCAGTTCTGCTCTCCTGCTCAGCATTGTATTCAATAAATGCATCAGGAAATGCCGTTGAGATATCCTGGCCCAATAATTTACAAACTTGCCAAATCACAACCTGATTTAACCTGTCTTGGCGAAACCAATTGTAAATTGTTCTACGACTTACATTTAGCTTTCTAGAAAGCTCACTAATTCCCATTCTATCTCTGCGCACCAAACGCTCTAGAATTTCCCCTTGTTTTAATTGTGCTACCATTGAATTAATCATTTTTTTCAAATAAAAAAATAAATTAAATCAGGACTGTGGACGATTTGATAGCTAATTTAACAAAAACTGTATAAATATGTGAAAAGGATGTGTTTTTTTGACATTTGTCAACATTTCAGGGTAAAAAAGGTACAAATTTCGGTTAAAAAGGTATCAAACTCCCGAACAACTGTGCATGCTGTCTTTCACGGAAATGAACTTCTCCTCCAAAATAGCAATAAAATTTTGAACCACTATAGTGATAGCGCCAGCAACGTTAACCATATTTATAAAGTAGAAAACTAAAATGCGATGAAATGCATATCTTCAAGTATTAGAAATTGAAAATGGCTGAAAATAAAACCAAGGAAAACGATAACAGCGTTATTGATTTTTTAAACACAATAGAAGACGACGCAAAAAGAAGCGATTGCTTTAAAATCGTAGAAATAATGAGTGAGTCTACAGGCTTTGAAGCTAAAATGTGGGGATCGGCAATTATTGGTTTTGGCAGTTACCATTATAGATATGAAAGCGGTAGAGCGGGCGATGCGCCTCTGGCTGGTTTCTCGCCGAGAAAGAAAGAAATAGCGCTCTATTTTTCTGCCCAGTTTAAAAATCGCGAACAATTACTCGCCGAATTTGGCAAGCATAAAACGGGCAAAGCCTGTGTTTACATTAATAAGTTGAGCGATGTGGATGCAGATGTTTTTAAAAAGATGATCGAAAACTCGGTAAACGAAATAAAAAGTACTTACCCCTAGATTTTCACTTTTTGTGGATAAGCCATTCCGGTTTGTGTTTCCTCCTTTTCAAAAACTACTTCTGTATTATTATAAGCGACAAATTACTTGGGCTGAGCTTATTTTTTTTATATTTGAGTATTTCAATTAATCTTCAAACGAACTAACTAATGATTAAAAAACTTTACCTCTATTTATTAATAACCGGCTCTTGCGTTTCTTTAAATGCACAAGCACAAGATGCCATCAATTATCAAACGCCACCGAAAGAAATTGCCGATTTATTATTGGCAAAACCTACGCCAAGCATCAGTCTTGATGGCAAAGCCCAATGGATGCTGTTTAGCGAGCGAAACTCCTACCCCTCTGTTGAAGAACTGGCAAGGCCCGAGTACAGGATTGCCGGACTGAGGTTAAACCCGAACAATTATTCGCCCAGCAGGCAAAACTTTATAAACAACTTCAGCTTAAAAAACATTAAGTCTAACCAAACCTTTCAGGTTGCGGGGCTGCCAAGTCCAATGTATGCAAGCAACGTAATCTGGAATCCTTCAGAAAACAAAATTGCCTTTACCAACACCACACAAAAAGGTGTAGACTTATACCTTATTGATATCAACGCCAAAAAGGCAACCAAAATAAACAAGTCGTACCTGAATACCGTTTTAGGTAGCGGCTTGACCTGGCTTAACGACAACACCATTATTTATCGTGCGGTAACGAAGCCGGCAAGTGCTGCGCCTACAAGGCCGCTAACGCCAAAAGGCCCAACGGTACAGCAGAATTTGGGTAAGGTGTCTCCAAGTGTAACCTATCAGGATTTAATTAAGTCGCCGTTCGACGAGCAATTGTTCGAATTTTTTGCCACGTCGCAATTGGTAAAAAACACGGCTGGCACAGAAACCCCAATTGGTAAGCCAGCTATTTATGCAAGGGTAAACCTATCGCCCGATAAAGCGTATATGATGGTTGAAACGATTCGCAAACCCTTCTCTTATTTGGTAACTGCTTCTGGATTTCCATCAACCGTTGCCATAACCAATTTGGCAGGTAAAACCGTTAAGGTTATTGCTGAGCTCCCTTCATCAGAAGGAACGCCTTCTGGTTACGACAATACGCAAAATGTACCGCGTGGTTTCGATTGGAGAGACGACCAGCCGGCAACCGTTATTTGGGCCAAACCGCTTGATAGTGGGCTAATTAAAAAACAAGTGCCTTTTCATGACGCAGTTTATTCGCTTAGCGCACCCTTTACCGGCGCCGAAAAAGAAATTTTTAAAACCGAAACGCGTTACCGCAGCGTTCAATGGGGCGATGCAACCCTGGCCCTTATTTACGAAGGCTTACGCAGCAAACAAACCAATAAGGTAAGCAGGTTTAACCCAACAACCGGCGCCGTAGAAGAACTTTACAGCCGCAACCAAACAGATGCCTATGGAAATCCTGGTTCGCCTGTAACTTCAAAAAACAAGTATGGCAGACAAGTGATTCATACTGTCGACAATGGCACCAAGTTGTTAATGAACAACCCTGTGGGCTCGTCTGAAAAGGGCGATTTGCCTTTCCTTGCCAAATTCGATCTCACTACTAAAAAGAATGACATCATCTGGAGAAGTGCAGAAGGTACTTTCGAGTATGTGCAAGAGGTTATCGACCCGGATAAATTGGTTTTGCTAACCAGCAAAGAAAGTCAAACATTGGTTCCGAATTTTTACATCAAGAATTTGGTATTGAGAATAGCCGATCAACCGGTAACAAACTTTGCCAATCCGTATCCATCGCTTGAAGGTATTACCAAAGAAAAAATCTCTTATAAACGTGCTGATGGTATCGATTTAACGGGCAACCTTTACTTACCAAAAGGCTACAACAAAGAGAAAGATGGACCTTTGCCCGCTTTAATTTGGGCTTACCCACGCGAATTTAACTCGGCAGCCGATGCAGCACAAATTCGTGGCTCGAAAGACAAGTTTACGTCAATTTCGTGGGGCTCGCCAATTTATTGGGTAACGCGTGGCTATGCCGTTTTAGATAATGCCGAAATGCCGATTGTAGCAAAAGACGGTAAAAAGCCCAACGATACTTTTGTGGAGCAATTAAAGCTGAATGCGGAAGCAGCCATTAATAAACTGGCCGACCTGGGTGTGGGTGATAAAAAGAGGATGGCCGTAGGTGGCCACAGTTATGGGGCGTTTATGACGGCTAACCTTTTGGCGCACACCAACTTGTTTGCTGCTGGCATTGCACGTAGTGGTGCATATAACCGTACGTTAACCCCATTCGGTTTCCAAAACGAAGACCGTACCTATTGGCAGGCACCGCAGCTTTACTACGAAATGAGCCCGTTTAGCTATGCTGATAAAATTAAAACACCTTTATTATTGATACATGGCGATGCCGATGACAATACCGGAACCTACCCTATTAACAGCGAGCGTTTGTTTGCCGCAATAAAAGGCGCCGGGGGTACCGTTCGCTTTGTGTTTTTACCTTACGAGGCGCATGGTTACCGTGGCAAAGAAAACATTTTGCACGCCCTTTGGGAGCAAGACCAGTGGCTTGAAAAATATGTAAAAAACAAAAAGTAATTCAAATTTCGGTTAAGAATACGAATGCCCCAAAATGGGGCATTTTTTTTGTGTTCAAAAATTAAAAAACACCATTAAGGTTGCACAGCACCTTAAAAAGTTGAATTTAACCTGTACCTTTAAACAAGCAAATTGAACATTGCCATCAATATTTTGTTTACAGATTATGGACTACATAGACTATTATAAAATCCTCGATTTAAAGAAAGATGCTTCGACAGACGACGTTAAAAAGGCCTACCGAAAATTAGCCCGGAAGTATCATCCGGATTTAAATCCGAATAATGAAGAGGCCAACAAGAAGTTCCAGCAGATTAATGAAGCAAACGAAGTTTTAAGCGATCCTGAGAAACGGAAAAAGTACGATAAATACGGTAAAGACTGGCAACATGCCGATCAGTTAGATGCGCAGGAACAACAACGCAGGCAATACCAATCGCAAAGCGGCGGCTATTCGGGCGGAGGTTATTCGGGTGGCTTCGGCGGTGAAGACTTTTCAGACTTTTTTTCTTCGATGTTTGGCGGTGGCGGCGGCCGAAGTGGCAGAAATTCTCCTTTTAAGGGGCAGGATTATAATGCCGATTTGCAGCTCAACCTGCTCGATGCCTACACCACTCATAAACAAACTTTAACCGTAAACGGTAAACAGGTACGCATAACTATTCCGGCCGGGGTGCAAAATGGTCAAAAGATCAAATTATCGGGCTATGGCGCACCCGGTGTAAACAATGGCCCTCCGGGCGATTTGTACATCACGTTCAATATTGCCGATCACCCTACCTTTAAGCGAAAGGGAAACGACATTTACATTCAGGAAGAAATCGATTTGTACACAGCAATTTTGGGTGGCGAAAAAATAGTAGAAACCTTAAATGGCAAGGTTAAGCTGAAGATACCCGAAGGTACGCAGCCCGATACCACCCTTCGCCTTAAGGGAAAAGGTTTTCCTGTTTACAAAAAAGAAAACCAGTTTGGCGATTTGTACATTAAATGGCAGGTAAAACTACCAACCAACCTGAATGCTACACAAAAAGAACTTTTCGAAAAACTTTCCAAAACCTAACCAGATATGGAAAATAAATTAATAGCGATAGAAGATATATGCGCCCACCATCAGATCGAAATCAACTTCATTAAATCACTTGAAGATGTTGGCCTCATCCAAACCACAGTGGTGAAACAAACATTCTTCTTAAATGCTGATGAGCTGACAAAGCTCGAGCGTTTTTTACGTTTAAGTCACGATTTAGACATTAATTTCGAGGGCCTTCATGCCGTTTCTCACTTGCTAGAACAGCTTAACAATATGCAGGAGGAGATGAGTTCATTAAAGAATGAGTTGAACTATTACAAACAAATGCAGTAGGCAGTGGGCAACTGACTAATGAACCAATTGACCAATGTCAGTCATCCGATGAATATCGACATGCCGCTTATATTCATCGGATGACTCAATAACTAATGAACCAATGACCAATGTCAGTCATCCGATGAATATCGACATGCCGCTTATATTCATCGGATGACTTAATGACCAATGAACCAATGACCAATGTCAGTCATCCGATGAATATCGACATGCCGCTTATATTCATCGGATGACTCAATAACTAATGAACCAATTGACCAATGTCAGTCATCCGATGAATATCGACATACCGCTTATATTCATCGGATGACTCAATGACCAATGAACTAATGAACCAATGACCAATGTCAGTCATCCGATGAATATCGACATATCGCTTATATTCATCGGATGACTCAATGACCAATGAACCAATTGACCAATGTCAGTCATCCGATGAATATCGACATATCGCTAATATTCATCGGATGACTCAATGACCAATGCACCAAAAACCCATGTTAATCAATCGTTTGCGTAGGAATTCGGTTAAAACTTAAACAAAAATGCCCCTTTTTTTAATATTAGTTTCTTAAATTGGCAATCTAATTATTACGAATGAGCGATCTTTCTTCAAAATTCATCGAAAAAATAAAGGCATCCTATGCGCCTCAAGGCTCATCTATTTATTTAGGTGCCGGCATATTAGGCGGTAGCGTTTATAGCGATGCCGAGGTGAACTTGTCGCTAAAAATGATGAACAGGCACGGGCTGATTGCCGGTGCAACAGGCACAGGAAAAACACGTACACTGCAATTATTGGCCGAGCAACTATCAGACGCTGGTGTTCCGGTTTTTATGCTCGATGTGAAAGGCGACTTATCCGGATTGAACCAACCTGGCAGTATCAACCCCAAAATTGAGGAAAGAGCAGCGCAACTCAACAAAACCTTTACGCCAACAGGCTTCCCAATCGAGGTTTTTTCACTTTCTGGCAAACTCGGTGCACAAATGCGGGCAACGGTATTAGAGTTTGGGCCAACGCTACTTTCGAAGGTTTTAGATTTGAATGATACCCAGGCGGGCGTTATGGCGGTAATTTTCAAATATGCCGACGATAACAAAATGCCCATAATCGATTTGAATGATCTGAAAAAACTGCTTTCTTACCTTTCGGCGGGTGCAGGTGCGAAGGAAATAAAGGAAAGTTACGGCAGTATCTCGGGTGCAACATCGAGCACCATTTTACGAAAAATTGTGGCTATCGAACAGCAAGGGCTGGCCGGAATGTTTGGAGAAAAATCTTTCGATGCCGACGATTTATTTGAGCGTATAGATGGCAAGGGCGTAATCAGTCTGTTAAATATTGCCGATGTACAAAATCAGCCCGTTTTATATTCTACATTTCTGTTAAGCTTGCTCGCCGAGCTCTTTAATACGT from Pedobacter endophyticus includes:
- a CDS encoding PAS domain-containing sensor histidine kinase — encoded protein: MSELNCDVFCRLGDRSKDGYFIFKVREKQFTYINGSFANILELQVDEILASPGLIFKDIHPEDRLHAHSCYIECLDDDMEKKYELRLLKDDREQYIRIIVSPLKIAGETYLIGTVEETTVTRHNKIHIEQINARKNITLEVLAHDLKEPLGMMRLAASSLQESLARIGNEEMLSSLVFIKDMCERNLLLVRSMINHEFLKSTRVEIEKERTDLVWELRDVIRFYRRSNLGKTKNFVFTPSADTIYLHLDSMKFMQVINNLISNSIKFTAENGTISVRAEELKTSVLVSVSDDGIGIPDELQKGLFDRLPGTLRPGLNGEESEGFGMGIIKSIVDLHQGKIWFESEVGVGTTFYIELPK
- a CDS encoding response regulator yields the protein MNVNNSPKIFVVDDEETIHDLIALIFEEEDYQITSVSNAENLIEKISNEQPNIILLDIHLLDGDGRDLCNMIKASSKTAHIPVLLLSALNFDGLDLSCQPDGIIEKPFDMMNIIQKVNQLLKTNRV
- a CDS encoding chaperone modulator CbpM, which gives rise to MENKLIAIEDICAHHQIEINFIKSLEDVGLIQTTVVKQTFFLNADELTKLERFLRLSHDLDINFEGLHAVSHLLEQLNNMQEEMSSLKNELNYYKQMQ
- a CDS encoding RNA polymerase sigma factor, translating into METLNFDTDIYQYKQPLLDRALAYTRDEDEAADLVQDTFVKAFRFSAKFELGTNVKGWLFTILRNTFLNHYHKTKRKSEVIQQDEELSSSQLYMSSFSNAGTAKFMMEDIQKSLNALPEDCRYCFCRYFEGYKYHEIAEDLGIPLGTVKTKIHVARGLLKKMLKNYRAGIAA
- a CDS encoding HTH domain-containing protein — its product is MINSMVAQLKQGEILERLVRRDRMGISELSRKLNVSRRTIYNWFRQDRLNQVVIWQVCKLLGQDISTAFPDAFIEYNAEQESRTAEQDLLGTETNSVYFWMNKYIHLLEKYNDLLADEKQGTLNDKVSKDYSLGDKRPDTFLYQ
- the xth gene encoding exodeoxyribonuclease III, whose product is MKIATYNVNGVNGRLPVLLRWLEETQPDVVCLQELKAPQEKFPEQAIKDAGYNAIWHGQKSWNGVAILAKDFEIKELRRGLDGDPEDLHSRYIEAMVNNVIIGCLYLPNGNPAPGPKFDYKLQWFERFTAHAAKLLEYDLPVILAGDYNVIPTERDAYKPERWVEDALFRPETRQAFKNLLAQGWTDAIRKLYPDETIYTFWDYFRNAYGRNAGLRIDHFLLSPQVNGRLKAAGVDRAVRGWEKTSDHGPVWIEIED
- a CDS encoding alpha/beta hydrolase family protein — its product is MIKKLYLYLLITGSCVSLNAQAQDAINYQTPPKEIADLLLAKPTPSISLDGKAQWMLFSERNSYPSVEELARPEYRIAGLRLNPNNYSPSRQNFINNFSLKNIKSNQTFQVAGLPSPMYASNVIWNPSENKIAFTNTTQKGVDLYLIDINAKKATKINKSYLNTVLGSGLTWLNDNTIIYRAVTKPASAAPTRPLTPKGPTVQQNLGKVSPSVTYQDLIKSPFDEQLFEFFATSQLVKNTAGTETPIGKPAIYARVNLSPDKAYMMVETIRKPFSYLVTASGFPSTVAITNLAGKTVKVIAELPSSEGTPSGYDNTQNVPRGFDWRDDQPATVIWAKPLDSGLIKKQVPFHDAVYSLSAPFTGAEKEIFKTETRYRSVQWGDATLALIYEGLRSKQTNKVSRFNPTTGAVEELYSRNQTDAYGNPGSPVTSKNKYGRQVIHTVDNGTKLLMNNPVGSSEKGDLPFLAKFDLTTKKNDIIWRSAEGTFEYVQEVIDPDKLVLLTSKESQTLVPNFYIKNLVLRIADQPVTNFANPYPSLEGITKEKISYKRADGIDLTGNLYLPKGYNKEKDGPLPALIWAYPREFNSAADAAQIRGSKDKFTSISWGSPIYWVTRGYAVLDNAEMPIVAKDGKKPNDTFVEQLKLNAEAAINKLADLGVGDKKRMAVGGHSYGAFMTANLLAHTNLFAAGIARSGAYNRTLTPFGFQNEDRTYWQAPQLYYEMSPFSYADKIKTPLLLIHGDADDNTGTYPINSERLFAAIKGAGGTVRFVFLPYEAHGYRGKENILHALWEQDQWLEKYVKNKK
- a CDS encoding response regulator produces the protein MINIILADDHHIIRTSLKALIEKYEGIKVVAEVSDGEAVIDLLDRGIHADIILSDILMPQLDGIGLSTKISARGYQIKVVLLSILEDEKHASNAFISGASAYLSKDIEADELLFCLQHVMKGKRYLSSNLCISILERYNTQLNSLSQTSDHRINFSEREINVLTLISEGLTNQEIADKLFLSRRTVESQREALISKTGTKNSASLVRFAMKNGYIM
- a CDS encoding helicase HerA-like domain-containing protein, coding for MSDLSSKFIEKIKASYAPQGSSIYLGAGILGGSVYSDAEVNLSLKMMNRHGLIAGATGTGKTRTLQLLAEQLSDAGVPVFMLDVKGDLSGLNQPGSINPKIEERAAQLNKTFTPTGFPIEVFSLSGKLGAQMRATVLEFGPTLLSKVLDLNDTQAGVMAVIFKYADDNKMPIIDLNDLKKLLSYLSAGAGAKEIKESYGSISGATSSTILRKIVAIEQQGLAGMFGEKSFDADDLFERIDGKGVISLLNIADVQNQPVLYSTFLLSLLAELFNTLPEVGDLDKPKLVFFFDEAHLLFNNSSKTFLEQIETIIRLIRSKGVGVFFCTQAPTDIPQSVLSQLGNRVQHALRAFTPNDVDALRKTVNTYPKSDFYEIDKVLTALGTGQALVTVLNEKGIPTEVSATMLTPPRAVMGPLTSADFERLVNASAMYNKYKETSDPESAYDILTKRINEQTAAEEQVKAEADAKEQEAIDSKPKPGEKSLVEQVMGATITRQIGKEIVRGIFGMLTGKKTRTRSGGGLFGL
- a CDS encoding DUF1801 domain-containing protein, with amino-acid sequence MAENKTKENDNSVIDFLNTIEDDAKRSDCFKIVEIMSESTGFEAKMWGSAIIGFGSYHYRYESGRAGDAPLAGFSPRKKEIALYFSAQFKNREQLLAEFGKHKTGKACVYINKLSDVDADVFKKMIENSVNEIKSTYP
- a CDS encoding DnaJ C-terminal domain-containing protein, producing the protein MDYIDYYKILDLKKDASTDDVKKAYRKLARKYHPDLNPNNEEANKKFQQINEANEVLSDPEKRKKYDKYGKDWQHADQLDAQEQQRRQYQSQSGGYSGGGYSGGFGGEDFSDFFSSMFGGGGGRSGRNSPFKGQDYNADLQLNLLDAYTTHKQTLTVNGKQVRITIPAGVQNGQKIKLSGYGAPGVNNGPPGDLYITFNIADHPTFKRKGNDIYIQEEIDLYTAILGGEKIVETLNGKVKLKIPEGTQPDTTLRLKGKGFPVYKKENQFGDLYIKWQVKLPTNLNATQKELFEKLSKT